A stretch of DNA from Anopheles ziemanni chromosome 3, idAnoZiCoDA_A2_x.2, whole genome shotgun sequence:
TCGTCGCTCCTTTTTATATTCTACTATTTTCTATCTCCATGTCTACTCGATTACTTTTCGCCCAACTCACACGGCCTTTCCTGACATTTCTTCCGCCCCGGAAGAACTTTACTTTTTCTACACTATATTGATAACATTAACCTACCCGCACGGCCTTTCCTGACTTATTTCTTCCGACCCGGAAGACTTACATTTGGcatctttgttttgtttacttcaccATTTACTTTCTTCTTCTAATCGGTTTCCATGCTTTCTTCTGTGCTTTCTCTTTTGCCTGGAATCGACGCAACGTCGATTGCGTTACGGTGGAGGGCACGGCGCCTTTTGTTCTGCCGGTGCATCCTTTTCACTCGTGTTCTTGTGGCTACTCGCAATTTCCCGAAAATATCCTCCTCGGAGCCATATTCGTTCGACTCCTTACCACTATCATAGCCCTCATCATCTTCGTCTTCTTCCTCCgcatcctcatcatcttcaGCATTCTCCAAGCTCCTTGGTGTAACTGTTACACCCCGTCCTCCAACGTTTGTCTTTAATACGTCGTTATCCTTCTCAGTACGGCGCTTTCGAAGAATTTCCATCTGCTCAGCGCACTTCTTGTTGGGTTTCGATTCTTTCTCGAGGAAAATCTCCATCTCACTTAGCTGAGCTTCCGTTATGTTGCAGGCTCCTTGcagcaaattgaaatttttggtAACACCAACCAATTTTTGTTCACGATCATCGCTTGCTTGCTAGCTTTCGCCAACTTATCAAAAGCTTCGTGCAATTCTCGCTCCAGTCTCCCATTGTGTGCTGACGACAGCACTCGTACGCGATCATTCAGCTGACACTGCTTCTGCTGACTGTCCTTCAACTTTTCTTCCAAAGACTGGATTTTCGCCACACACTCGATCAGCTTTGTTTTCTCCGCCAGCCGATCCTTTCCCGAGCTTCTCAATAGATCACGCTCCTTCTTCAACTTATCTTCCAATCCGGTCAGGTCCGATTTTAGGTTCTCTATTTGCTTATCACGATTTGCCATGGTGTCACGCTGTTGTTTCATATTAAACTCGTATTCTTCCTTCTCGTTCTCGTCTATAACGATGTTGAAGATATGTATAGTTATAGATATGAGATACGATTTACTTTGTTACCTCCATACCCTCTTAAGCTGGTAGTGGCATACTTTAGTGGTTTTCCTATTTTGCAGTATGATTCCATAGAAACGATGTTGTGAAAAATGATTGTTTGAACTTCTTTCTATTGACACTGGTTTGCCCGGTGTCCAATTTCATCCCAAGTTGAAACATTTGGATCTTCCTCATACAATGAGTTGCTAAATGTCCGAGCATTCCACAGATGAAGCATCGACGTATTCGCTCATCATTCTTCACAATCCGCTTATTAAATGACTTTCTCAAATCTTGGTCAAACTGCTTAGTCTGCTCTACTGGCTTATGTTGTACTGTGTTGCATGTTCCATCAAGAGAagtttcttcttcaattcttGAACAGTTTGAGCCTCATAAAGAATAGCTCGTACATGTGGGTCAGTAGTGACACCATTCGCGATGTATTCGCACAAGCTGGTTTCATCCAAGCTAATTGTTCTCGCCAACTGTTACATAGCATACACAAATTCCAATACTCATTCGTTACTCTCAATCCACCGAGAATCAAGTTCTCTATGTACGTCCCGCGATCGCACCATCACGCCAAATTCGCTTAACAATTCTTTCCGAATTCCGAACTCCGAAGACCATTCAAGAACGACTATTCGCGGATGACTCCTCAAAACGAATGTATGATTGGTTGAGCCCCCATGTAAAGTTTAAAGTAACTtctgtattatttatttatagtaAATAAAGAATCTTTTCCTTCGACACTCTAGATAAAACTCCCTCTGCTACTGCTCGTCGCTCCTTTTTTTATCCTACTATTTCATATTTCCATGGCTACTCGATTACTTTTCGCTCAACTCACTGTCGTGACTGTTGAGCCCCATCCGTTcttttcaaacacaactgCTGCACCTTGTCCAATTTTCTacagttttatttctgtttaccTCAAGTAATCCTCCATCGATCACTTCTCTTTACGACACATACCACAAGATTGACGAGCCCAAGTGGGGCTCGCGTGTTCCTAATccttctctttccttctcgcTTCTCTCGCTAATTCGCCTTATTCGAATTTTCTGACACCCTGCTTTTCGcctgattttgaatttgaactcgTTTGCGATCTTGCCTGATATGCATGCCGTTGGGGCGTACTATGATTCCATTACGCTCTgccttctttttacttttactattCCTTATCTTTCTGTTACCCTATACTCGATCCCTACATCTTTCCCCTTTTCTACTCTCCTTACTGAGACTCTGAGGTGTCTTTAACGTCCATCACATATGTTATTTCAAGCTCTGATTTTTAGTTAGTACAGTATTGAATCTTTGAACCTTTCGGTTTCTTTGGGGTTTTTCATGTGTAGCATGATCTTATCTTGATTTTACCTCTCTATGTTCCACCTCGTTTTTCGATACTGCGCTGTATTCCCGGCAAACTTTACGTTTTACGTCGTTCATTGTCAGCCTAGTGGCCGCCTCATTTACGATCACAACATTTGCACCTTCTCTTGTTAGAACCTTAGACTCGTCCCTAGAAGATCCTGGGTCGGTCTTGCTTTTCCGAGGGATAGCTATCCCACTCTATTTCCGACTCTAATGTCGCTTTTTTCGCTCCCCGATGTTTGTCGGCGAACTTTTTGATTGTAGTTTTGCTACTGTGTCGTCCTCGCGTACGGCGCTGCGGTCTAGAGCTGTGTTGTCGTCCCACAAGCTTGGAAACGTTCCACGATAACGCCATCCCACGAGTAGCTCAAAGGGTGTACGTTGTCATCCATAGCTTCTCTCCAGCCTCGTCCTTCACGTTTTGCTGCTGCTACAGCCTTTACTCCTTTTTGCCTCCCAATGTTCCACAAATTCTGTGCTTTGGAACAGTGGTCCGTTGTCACTTTGTAATATGAGAGGTAACCCcccaactgaaaaaaaaattgcaaaggGCCGAATTAGTACTTTTAGCATCTGTTTGTCGCATTTCGACGATCTAGGAATATCGTGAATACGTATCCACACTCAGCAGAAAATCGCCTATTCAGCAGCCTCCAAGATTTCTACGATGCGCAGCTTCCAGCGCTGTTCTACATAGGGTATTGGGTAGAACTACCCGATCCTCCTTGAATACAAGTGGCCCCAGAGTTCTCAGGTTTTTTGATTCTGCTTCGTATCGACGAATGTCCTTGGTCCACTTCTCATCTCTAATTGCTGCTCTAACG
This window harbors:
- the LOC131285619 gene encoding golgin subfamily A member 6-like protein 4, whose translation is MGLNSHDNENEKEEYEFNMKQQRDTMANRDKQIENLKSDLTGLEDKLKKERDLLRSSGKDRLAEKTKLIECVAKIQSLEEKLKDSQQKQCQLNDRVRVLSSAHNGRLERELHEAFDKLAKARACNITEAQLSEMEIFLEKESKPNKKCAEQMEILRKRRTEKDNDVLKTNVGGRGVTVTPRSLENAEDDEDAEEEDEDDEGYDSGKESNEYGSEEDIFGKLRVATRTRVKRMHRQNKRRRALHRNAIDVASIPGKRESTEESMETD